From the Actinopolymorpha singaporensis genome, the window CCAGGGCCCGGATGGAGTTGCCGTGCGCGGCCACCAGGACCGTCGACCCGCGCCGCAGGTCGGGGATGATCGCGTCGTACCAGTACGGCAGCATCCGCTCGACCACGTCGGCCAGACATTCGGTGCGGGGCAGGAGCTCCGGCGGAAGGTCGGCATAGCGGGCATCGCCTGCCTGGGAGAACTCCGAGGCGTCCTCGATCGGCGGGGGCGGCGTGTTGTACGACCGCCGCCAGATCATGAACTGCTCCTCGCCGAACTGCTCCAGCGTCTGCTTCTTGTCCTTGCCCTGCAGCGCGCCGTAGTGGCGCTCGTTGAGCCGCCAGCTGCGGCGGACCGGCAGCCAGTGGCGGTCACAGGTGTCCAGCGCGATCTCGGCGGTGCGGATCGCCCGCCGCAGCACGGAGGTGTGCACGACGTCGGGCAGCAGGGCACGCTCGCGCAGCAGCTCACCGCCGCGGCGTGCCTCCGCCTCGCCGGTCGCGGACAGGTTGACGTCCACCCAGCCGGTGAAGAGGTTCTTGGCGTTCCACTCGCTCTCGCCGTGGCGGAGGAGGACAAGTCGGTACGGAGCTGCGCTCATGCGCCCGACTTTACCGACGCTTCCTCGGCGGCCCGCACCCCGGAACGGTTGACTGGCCGTCGTGACCGATCGCTCACTCCCCGAAGACCCTGAGGCGCTCCTCCGGCTCGGCCGCGAACTGCTCGCCGCCCAGCCCTTCAGCACGCTGCTGGAGGCCCGGCTGGACGGCTTCTGGCCAGGCCGGGCGGAGCTCTCCCTCCCGCTCGGCCCGAGCCTGCTGCAGCAGTACGGCCACGCCCACGGCGGCGTGATCGGCTATCTCGCCGACAACGCGATGACCTTCGCCGGTGGTTCGGTGCTCGGGCCGGCGGTGGCCACTGTCGGGTTCTCGATCAACTACCTCCGGCCGGCCCAGGGCGAGCGGCTGGTGGCCGAGGCAAGAGTGGTCAACGGCGGCCGGCGGCTCGCGGTGGTGCGCTGCGACGTGTCGGTCCGCGACCCCGCCGGTCCGCCGACACTGTGCGCGGTCGCCCAGGGGACGATTGCCACGGTCGACCGGCCCGGCTCCTGAGGCCGGCGTGGCCGGGCCTACTCCTCGCCGGGGAGCAGATGGCGGAACGCCGCCAGGTTGGCCGTCGACTCACCCCGCGACGTACGCCACTCCCACTCGCGGCGGATCGCGCCCGCGAAGCCGAGTTCGAGCAACTGGTTGAACGAGGAGTCGGCGGCGTCCAGCACCGTGCCGAGGATCCGGTCGATCTCCGCGGACGTGACCGCCGTCAACGCCACCTTGCCGGTGAGGTGGATGTCGCCCAGATGGTCCACCGCGAACGCCACGCCGTACAACCGCAGGTTGCGTTCGAGCAGGTAGCGGTAGACGCCCTCGTGGTTCTCGTCCGGCCGGCGGGCGACGAACGCGTGCACCGTCACCGCCTGCTCGCCCACGTCCAGCACGCACGTGGTGCGCAGCTTGCGTTCACCGGGCAGCTGCACCACGAACGAGCCGGGACGCGGCTCCTCGGCCTCGACGCCCAGGTCGGCGAGGGTGGCCCGGATCACGGCGGCGGCATCATCGCTCACTCGCCCACCGTAACCGTGCCGTGGTGGACTGGGGGGACCCGTTCGGCGTCGGGCCTGCCTGCTCAGCGGAGCATGGTGACCGAGCGTTCCGGCGGGGCGAGTGCCGCGGAGTAGACGTCCAGCATGCGCGCCGCCGTGACCGCCCAGCCGAACCCCTGCGCGTGGCGTAGGCCGCCCTCTCCCAGCCGGGCGAGCCGGTCGGAGGCGTCGAGCAGTTCGCCCAGCACCTTGGCCCACCTGCGCGGGTCGTGACCGTCGACCAGCACCCCGGAAACGTCGTCGGCCACCGCGGTCAGCAGGCCACCGGTGGCGGCCGCCACCACGGGCGTGCCGCAGGCCTGCGCCTCCAGGGCCACCAGCCCGAACGACTCGTTGTACGACGGAACGGCCACCAGGGTCGCCGCGCGGTACCACCGGGCCAGCTCCGCCTGCCGGACCGGAGGCACGAACCGCACCACGTCGCCCAGCCCCAGGTCGCGGGCCAGCCGGGCGAGCTTGCCCGGTGCGGCCGTGCCCGATCCGCTCGGACCGCCCACGATCGCGACCACGAGACGTCGCCGCAGGCCGGGCCGCACGCGCACCAGCTCGGCGGCCGCGCGTACCAGCACGTCCGGCGCCTTCAGCGGCTGGATCCGGCCCGCGAACATCAGCACCACGGCGTCGTCGGGCAGGCCGAGCTCACGCCGGGCGGACCGGGTGTCGCCGGGTGCGAAGACCTCCAGGTCGACGCCAGGGTTGACAGTGACCACGCCCGCCGGATCCGCGTCGTACAGCTCGACGAGCTGGCGGGCCTCCTCGTCGGTGTTGGCGACCAGCCAGTCCGCGGCCTCCACCACCTGCTCCTCGCCGATCACCCGGGCCCGCGGCTCGGGCCGGTCTCCCTTGGCGAGCTGGGCGTTCTTGACCTTCGCCATGGTGTGCATGGAGTGCACCAGCGGGACGCCCCAGCGTTCCTTCGCCAGGGCGCCGACCTGCCCGGACAGCCAGTAGTGGGAGTGGATCAGGTCGTACCACCCGACGTCGTGGGCCGCCTCCGCGCGCAGTACACCGCGGGCGAAGGCGCACAGCTGAGCCGGCAGCTCGTCCTTGGCCAGGCCGGCGAACGGACCGGCCACCACGTGCCGGACCCGGACACCGGGCTCGGCCTCGACGATCGGCGGCTGGTCGCTGCTGGTCGCCCGGGTGAAGATCTCCACCTCGATGCCCAGCGCCGCCATCCGGCGGGCGAGCTCGACGACGTAGACGTTCATGCCGCCGGCGTCACCGGTGCCCGGCTGGTCCAGCGGCGAGGTGTGCACGCTCAACATCGCCACCCGCCTGGGCACGATTCCGTGGCGCACCCCGACGCACCTCCTCCGCCGACGACCCGGCTCCCGATCACGGCCGACGGCAGGGCCGGCCTGATCCATTGCAACCTCCGGGCGTCGGTGGGTCATTCCCCGGTGTCCGAACCGGTCGCCTGCTCACTCCCCGAGGCGGCGCCCAGAGCCTGGGAGAACGCGCCGAACACCGCGGACGTGAACAGCACGAACCTTGCCTCGACCACCCGTGTGGGGGTGTCACGGACGGCCTGGAGCGCGGTCCGCGCCGCGTCCTCGAGCGGCCAGCCGAAGATACCCGCCGAGATCGCCGGAAACGCGATCGTCGCGGCGCCGAGATCGTCCCCCACGCCGAGCGCGTTGCGGTAGCAGGCCGCCAGCAGGCCGCGGTCGCGCTGGCCGGCGTTCCAGTTGGGGCCGACGACGTGCACCACCCAGCGAGCGGGCAGGTTGCCGGCCGACGTCGCACCCGCCGCGCCCACAGCGAGGCCGTCGGGGAACAGCCGCACACAGTCGGCCAGGATGGCCGGCCCGCCGGCCCGGTGGATCGCCCCGTCGACCCCGCCACCACCGCGCATGGCGGAGTTGGCGGCGTTGACCACCACATCGACCGGCTGGGTGGTGATGTCACCTTCGAGGAGTACGACACGGGGACTCACGGGCGCCTCACAGCACTCAGTCCGACGCCGTTCAGGAGCGACAGGATGGCGATGCCGACCACCAGGTTGATGGCGGCGGTGATCAGTTGGCTGTTGCGGCTCGCGGCCGCCAGGAACGGCGTGACCACCGCTACCACGGTGGTGAGGGCCACGATCCAGGAGAAGAACAGCAGCGGGCGTGGAGTGGCCACCAGGAGCACGTGCAGCAACCCGGTGGCGGCGATCGCGGCCAGGGCCGCCAGCAGGGCGTACGCGAGGGTCACCATGTCGCCCAGGTGCGTGGCTCCCAGGGGTGGTACGACCGGAATGGTGACGAACGCCTGGATCACGAAGGCGGCGACGATCACTATCAACGCCGCGACCAGCGCCGTGGCCAGGCCACCAGCCCACAGCCTCCCCGCGTCCACCTCCGGGAGGTGGCGCTCCTCCGTGGGCACCGGAGGCCTCGGATGCTCGGTCATGGCGTTCCCCCGTGGCCCATTATTGCCCGGCCGCGGGGGAGCGCATGGTTCGGTGATCACCACGGCTCGATCAGCCGGCCTGCTCGGGGCGCAGTCGCACCCGGACCCGGCGAAAGCCGCGGCCCTTGTTCTCCACCTTCGCGATCTCGATCTCGCCGATGCTCCGCGTCGACGCCACGTGGGTGCCGGCGTCGGCCTGGACGTCCAGCCCGGTGATGTCCACCAGCCGGACCACCTCCACGTCGGCAGGAACGAGGTTGGTGGCGGTGCGGATGATGTCGGGCAGTGCGAACGCCTCCGCCCGCGGCAGCACGCGTACCTCGATCGCCCGGTCGGCCGCGACCTCGGCGTTGGCCGCCTCGGTGATCCGGTCGCGGAACCCCTCGGGCAGGGTGTCGAGGTTGAAGTCCAGCCGACCCTCCAGTGGGTGCATGTTCGACCCGGTGATCAGGGCGCCGAAGTCGCGGAAGACCA encodes:
- a CDS encoding phosphoglyceromutase, which encodes MSAAPYRLVLLRHGESEWNAKNLFTGWVDVNLSATGEAEARRGGELLRERALLPDVVHTSVLRRAIRTAEIALDTCDRHWLPVRRSWRLNERHYGALQGKDKKQTLEQFGEEQFMIWRRSYNTPPPPIEDASEFSQAGDARYADLPPELLPRTECLADVVERMLPYWYDAIIPDLRRGSTVLVAAHGNSIRALVKHLDGMSDEAVVGLNIPTGVPLLYELDEQMRPTKVGGEYLDPAAAAAAIEAVKNQGR
- a CDS encoding PaaI family thioesterase; translated protein: MTDRSLPEDPEALLRLGRELLAAQPFSTLLEARLDGFWPGRAELSLPLGPSLLQQYGHAHGGVIGYLADNAMTFAGGSVLGPAVATVGFSINYLRPAQGERLVAEARVVNGGRRLAVVRCDVSVRDPAGPPTLCAVAQGTIATVDRPGS
- a CDS encoding YbjN domain-containing protein, which gives rise to MSDDAAAVIRATLADLGVEAEEPRPGSFVVQLPGERKLRTTCVLDVGEQAVTVHAFVARRPDENHEGVYRYLLERNLRLYGVAFAVDHLGDIHLTGKVALTAVTSAEIDRILGTVLDAADSSFNQLLELGFAGAIRREWEWRTSRGESTANLAAFRHLLPGEE
- the mshA gene encoding D-inositol-3-phosphate glycosyltransferase encodes the protein MLSVHTSPLDQPGTGDAGGMNVYVVELARRMAALGIEVEIFTRATSSDQPPIVEAEPGVRVRHVVAGPFAGLAKDELPAQLCAFARGVLRAEAAHDVGWYDLIHSHYWLSGQVGALAKERWGVPLVHSMHTMAKVKNAQLAKGDRPEPRARVIGEEQVVEAADWLVANTDEEARQLVELYDADPAGVVTVNPGVDLEVFAPGDTRSARRELGLPDDAVVLMFAGRIQPLKAPDVLVRAAAELVRVRPGLRRRLVVAIVGGPSGSGTAAPGKLARLARDLGLGDVVRFVPPVRQAELARWYRAATLVAVPSYNESFGLVALEAQACGTPVVAAATGGLLTAVADDVSGVLVDGHDPRRWAKVLGELLDASDRLARLGEGGLRHAQGFGWAVTAARMLDVYSAALAPPERSVTMLR
- a CDS encoding O-acetyl-ADP-ribose deacetylase → MSPRVVLLEGDITTQPVDVVVNAANSAMRGGGGVDGAIHRAGGPAILADCVRLFPDGLAVGAAGATSAGNLPARWVVHVVGPNWNAGQRDRGLLAACYRNALGVGDDLGAATIAFPAISAGIFGWPLEDAARTALQAVRDTPTRVVEARFVLFTSAVFGAFSQALGAASGSEQATGSDTGE
- a CDS encoding DUF6069 family protein — encoded protein: MTEHPRPPVPTEERHLPEVDAGRLWAGGLATALVAALIVIVAAFVIQAFVTIPVVPPLGATHLGDMVTLAYALLAALAAIAATGLLHVLLVATPRPLLFFSWIVALTTVVAVVTPFLAAASRNSQLITAAINLVVGIAILSLLNGVGLSAVRRP
- a CDS encoding alanyl-tRNA editing protein, whose amino-acid sequence is MATADFDRHGRTHRLELTDQSVREWDATVLDASAEDGIVLDRSAFYPGGGGQPPDEGVLLWGGVRTRIVGVRKGDDLALLPHEDDPIPPVGTSVRGALEDVRRTALMRTHSALHLLGGVVFRDFGALITGSNMHPLEGRLDFNLDTLPEGFRDRITEAANAEVAADRAIEVRVLPRAEAFALPDIIRTATNLVPADVEVVRLVDITGLDVQADAGTHVASTRSIGEIEIAKVENKGRGFRRVRVRLRPEQAG